A window of Thunnus thynnus chromosome 17, fThuThy2.1, whole genome shotgun sequence contains these coding sequences:
- the LOC137168655 gene encoding caskin-2-like isoform X3, which produces MGKEQDLLQAVKSGDLLSTQKLLSKLKSNRNKLLGSTKRLNVNYQDSDGFSALHHAALTGTTELLSALLEAQATVDIKDSNGMRPLHYAAWQGKADSVLLLLRSGASVNGVSLDGHIPLHLAAQYGHYEVSEMLLQHQSNPCLVNKAKKTPLDLACEFGRVKVAQLLLSSNMVVALLEGERKEPTDSAFTTPLHLAARNGHKDIIRLLLTAGIDINNTTKSGTALHEASLYGKTEVVRLLLDAGVDVNIRNTYNQTALDIVNQFTTSHASKEIKQLLRDATGVLQVRALKDYWNLHDPTALNIRAGDVIMVLEQHMDGRWKGHIHDSQRGTDRVGFFPPSIVEVISRRNGGTLSRHASLPTQRQQLLSRAPLSSSLSSAPQTDDSYTLYAPPTHVVLPLANGLAANTAGDRNSVGSTGSVGSTRSAGSGQSTESNNASNGLQHNTGHHDNANKPAPSAVDSGHSDLSKQPDHPAGGTPRRQTVTVQRPAEQSFSQQFVRPQQLLEGKDAEAIYQWLSEFQLEQYTGNFISAGYDVPTISRMTPEDLTAIGVTKPGHRKKISIEINNLNIPEWLPEYIPSDLGEWLSAIGLPQYHKKLSENGYDSISIVRDLTWEDLQEIGITKLGHQKKLMLAVKKLCDIQRAILQAESGQGTLRRKAPGALHLVTIEPPDAGGECSSPHTPKMLTFQDSELSAELQTAMSSHYGGCEEGLAIKNAVGMSQSQESIDNRSRGSGRSQEPPTASINPHSWSQESLDGSPAKERNLPEGWDQRPLQQQLLPKQVPLGTATVFKYPAIPAKPKLSGSCGSSPHGSPALKGFSYLHSQCGSTDLNPSTRPEDYTQTLTHPKKRTHSLTRYALSDGEPDDEDEEPTLPTGNLPSYATLTRKPGRSQLARLQSSPEKNGNVGRSQSFAVRARKKGPPPPPPKRLSSVSSTTSGELSDSSTTSSAGGVVTDSPGSVRSITATLEGSTEVTNHPGLKLDLTEQEPPPPESRETPGVRRRVQSECVQTSSTEPDRGVKSDSEEEESKSHGLEASSSPQNSSSECIPFAEEGNLTIKQRPKAPGPPRAEAVLEPPEKPAGKNLEVPEFNLKESDTVKRRHKPKDKEQGGSSPSREAGSESDSSRPPSQSQEEVSLRISEASVERPASPATGSPIKPPLSPKPPAVAPKPVRHSLLAAQAAGPSSPAVTVSVVQSVAFTSPSSPAHVPLVPAPTPAHGPLVPAHGPLVPAPAPAHMPLVPAPAPVNVPLVPAQAPAHVPLVPAPAPAHGPLVLPPAPAHGPLVPSPAPAHGPLVPAPALAHGPLVSAPALAPAPSLSPAPQSPSLTAAKPQVCVVGPGLVPELSCGTEVVQQRLDQTSTSLEAALIAVERKLNLEDSDSRANTVKSAGNILDDIGNMFDDLADQLDAMLD; this is translated from the exons tctGAGATGCTGCTGCAGCATCAGTCCAACCCCTGTCTGGTCAACAAGGCCAAGAAGACTCCCCTCGATCTGGCCTGTGAGTTTGGACGAGTCAAG GTGGCCCAGCTGCTGCTGAGCAGTAACATGGTCGTGGCGTTGttggaaggagagaggaaggagccGACAGACTCGGCCTTCACCACCCCGCTGCACCTCGCCGCCCGCAACGGACACAAAGACATCATACG gctgctgctgacggCCGGCATCGACATCAACAACACCACCAAGTCTGGAACGGCTCTGCACGAAGCTTCGCTGTACGGGAAAACAGAGGTGGTGCGACTGCTGCTGGAC GCCGGAGTGGACGTGAACATCCGTAACACCTACAACCAGACGGCCCTGGACATCGTCAACCAGTTCACCACGTCGCACGCCAGCAAGGAAATCAAGCAGCTGCTGCGAG ACGCGACGGGCGTTTTGCAGGTCAGAGCTCTCAAGGACTACTGGAACCTCCACGACCCCACCGCCCTCAACATCCGAGCCGGAGACGTCATCATG GTGTTGGAGCAGCACATGGACGGACGCTGGAAGGGACACATCCACGACAGCCAGAGAGGGACGGATAGAGTCGGCTTCTTCCCTCCATCCATTGTGGAGGTCATCAGCAGACGAAACG GGGGCACCCTGTCCCGGCACGCCTCTCTGCCCACCCAGCGCCAGCAGCTGCTGTCCAGAGCCCCCCTCTCCTCCAGCCTAAGCTCCGCCCCTCAGACTGACGACTCCTACACTCTGTACGCCCCCCCCACCCATGTGGTGCTGCCACTAGCCAACGGCCTCGCTGCcaacacag CCGGAGACAGAAACAGTGTTGGGAGCACCGGCAGCGTCGGCAGCACGCGCAGCGCCGGGAGCGGACAGAGCACCGAGAGCAACAACGCATCCAACGGACTCCAACACAACACCGGTCACCATGACAACGCTAACAAg CCGGCGCCCTCTGCTGTTGATTCTGGACACTCAGACCTCAGCAAACAGCCAGACCATCCTGCAG gTGGGACtcctcggaggcagacggtgacGGTGCAGAGGCCTGCAGAGCAGAGTTTCTCTCAGCAGTTTGTCCGTcctcagcagctgctggaggggAAG gaTGCAGAAGCCATCTATCAGTGGCTGAGCGAGTTCCAGCTGGAGCAGTACACTGGAAACTTTATCAGTGCTGGTTATGATGTCCCGACCATCAGCAGGATGACTCCCGAG GATCTGACAGCCATCGGAGTGACCAAACCAGGCCACCGCAAGAAAATCTCCATCGAGATCAACAACCTGAACATCCCTGAGTGGCTGCCGGAGTACATCCCA TCTGATCTGGGTGAGTGGCTCAGTGCCATCGGCCTCCCACAGTACCACAAGAAACTCTCTGAAAACGGCTACGACTCGATCAGCATAGTCAGAGACCTCACATGGGAGGATCTGCAGGAGATCGGCATCACCAAGCTGG GCCACCAGAAGAAGCTGATGCTGGCAGTGAAGAAGCTGTGTGACATCCAGAGGGCAATCCTTCAGGCTGAATCAGGCCAAGGCACGCTGCGACGCAAAGCCCCTGGAGCCCTCCATCTGGTCACCATTGAGCCGCCCGATGCTGGAGGTGAATGCTCTTCGCCTCACACCCCAAAGATGCTGACCTTCCAGGACAGCGAGCTGAGCGCAGAGCTGCAGACGGCCATGTCCAGCCACTATGGAGGCTGTGAAGAAGGCTTGGCCATCAAGAATGCTGTGGGGATGTCACAGAGCCAGGAGAGCATTGACAACAGGTCCAGAGGCTCTGGCCGCTCCCAGGAGCCTCCCACAGCTTCAATCAACCCCCACAGCTGGTCCCAGGAGAGCCTGGATGGCAGTCCTGCCAAGGAGAGGAACCTCCCTGAGGGCTGGGACCAGAGGCCCCTGCAGCAACAGCTGCTGCCCAAGCAGGTGCCTCTGGGTACAGCCACTGTGTTCAAGTACCCAGCCATCCCAGCGAAACCCAAACTGTCTGGCTCATGTGGATCCTCTCCTCACGGCTCCCCGGCACTGAAAGGTTTCAGCTACCTGCATTCTCAGTGTGGCTCCACAGACCTGAACCCATCTACCAGACCTGAGGACTACACCCAGACTCTGACGCATCCCAAGAAGCGCACTCATAGCCTGACCCGCTATGCTCTCTCAGACGGAGAGCCCGATGATGAAGACGAGGAACCTACTCTTCCTACTGGAAACTTGCCATCATACGCCACCTTAACCCGCAAACCCGGCCGCAGCCAGCTGGCTCGATTACAGTCGAGTCCAGAGAAGAACGGCAACGTGGGGCGCAGTCAGTCATTTGCAGTGCGCGCCCGAAAAAAAGgtccacctcctccccctcccaaGAGACTGAGCTCAGTGAGCAGCACCACCAGCGGGGAGCTGAGCGACAGCAGCACGACATCCTCTGCTGGTGGGGTGGTGACCGACAGTCCAGGGAGTGTGAGGAGCATCACAGCCACCCTGGAGGGCAGCACGGAGGTGACGAACCACCCAGGACTTAAACTAGACCTCACTGAGCAAGAACCGCCTCCCCCCGAGTCCAGAGAGACTCCAGGGGTGAGGAGGAGGGTGCAGAGCGAGTGTGTCCAGACCAGCAGCACCGAGCCAGACCGAGGGGTGAAGTCAGACTCAGAGGAAGAAGAATCTAAAAGTCACGGACTGGAAGCATCTTCATCTCCTCAGAACAGCTCCAGCGAGTGCATCCCCTTCGCTGAGGAAGGCAACCTGACTATCAAACAGAGGCCCAAAGCTCCGGGGCCGCCCAGGGCTGAAGCTGTGCTGGAGCCACCAGAGAAACCAGCAGGCAAAAACCTAGAGGTGCCCGAGTTTAACCTGAAGGAGTCAGACACAGTAAAGCGCCGACACAAACCCAAAGACAAGGAGCAGGGTGGAAGCTCCCCCAGCAGAGAGGCAGGCTCGGAGTCAGACAGCAGCAGGCCTCCGTCCCAGAGCCAGGAGGAGGTCAGTCTGAGGATCAGTGAGGCCAGTGTGGAGAGGCCAGCCAGTCCAGCTACAGGGTCCCCCATCAAACCTCCACTCTCCCCAAAACCTCCTGCAGTTGCCCCAAAACCTGTCCGCCATAGTCTGCTAGCAGCACAAG CAGCTGGACCCTCCTCTCCAGCTGTGACTGTCAGCGTGGTTCAGAGCGTGGCCTTCACCTCTCCGTCCTCTCCTGCTCATGTCCCCCTGGTCCCAGCCCCAACTCCAGCCCATGGGCCCCTGGTGCCAGCCCATGGGCCCCTGGTCCCAGCCCCGGCGCCAGCCCACATGCCCCTGGTCCCAGCCCCGGCGCCAGTCAACGTGCCCCTGGTCCCAGCCCAGGCGCCAGCCCACGTGCCCCTGGTCCCAGCCCCAGCACCAGCCCATGGGCCCCTGGTCCTGCCTCCAGCGCCAGCCCACGGGCCCCTGGTCCCATCCCCGGCGCCAGCCCACGGGCCCCTGGTCCCGGCCCCGGCTCTAGCCCATGGGCCCCTGGTCTCGGCTCCAGCTCTGGCCCCGGCTCCTTCCCTGTCCCCGGCCCCTCAGAGCCCCTCACTGACAGCAGCAAAGCCTCAGGTGTGCGTGGTGGGTCCGGGCCTCGTCCCCGAGCTGTCCTGCGGGACGGAAGTGGTCCAGCAGAGACTGGATCAGACCAGCACGTCTCTGGAAGCAGCTCTAATCGCCGTTGAGAGGAAACTGAACCTAGAGGACTCAGATAG CAGAGCGAACACAGTGAAGTCAGCAGGGAACATTCTGGATGACATCGGCAACATGTTTGATGACCTGGCCGACCAGCTGGACGCCATGTTGGACTGA
- the LOC137168655 gene encoding caskin-2-like isoform X4 encodes MGKEQDLLQAVKSGDLLSTQKLLSKLKSNRNKLLGSTKRLNVNYQDSDGFSALHHAALTGTTELLSALLEAQATVDIKDSNGMRPLHYAAWQGKADSVLLLLRSGASVNGVSLDGHIPLHLAAQYGHYEVSEMLLQHQSNPCLVNKAKKTPLDLACEFGRVKVAQLLLSSNMVVALLEGERKEPTDSAFTTPLHLAARNGHKDIIRLLLTAGIDINNTTKSGTALHEASLYGKTEVVRLLLDAGVDVNIRNTYNQTALDIVNQFTTSHASKEIKQLLRDATGVLQVRALKDYWNLHDPTALNIRAGDVIMVLEQHMDGRWKGHIHDSQRGTDRVGFFPPSIVEVISRRNGLSPSRLSQSGCPFEDIWVLRDSCHAGDRNSVGSTGSVGSTRSAGSGQSTESNNASNGLQHNTGHHDNANKPAPSAVDSGHSDLSKQPDHPAGGTPRRQTVTVQRPAEQSFSQQFVRPQQLLEGKDAEAIYQWLSEFQLEQYTGNFISAGYDVPTISRMTPEDLTAIGVTKPGHRKKISIEINNLNIPEWLPEYIPSDLGEWLSAIGLPQYHKKLSENGYDSISIVRDLTWEDLQEIGITKLGHQKKLMLAVKKLCDIQRAILQAESGQGTLRRKAPGALHLVTIEPPDAGGECSSPHTPKMLTFQDSELSAELQTAMSSHYGGCEEGLAIKNAVGMSQSQESIDNRSRGSGRSQEPPTASINPHSWSQESLDGSPAKERNLPEGWDQRPLQQQLLPKQVPLGTATVFKYPAIPAKPKLSGSCGSSPHGSPALKGFSYLHSQCGSTDLNPSTRPEDYTQTLTHPKKRTHSLTRYALSDGEPDDEDEEPTLPTGNLPSYATLTRKPGRSQLARLQSSPEKNGNVGRSQSFAVRARKKGPPPPPPKRLSSVSSTTSGELSDSSTTSSAGGVVTDSPGSVRSITATLEGSTEVTNHPGLKLDLTEQEPPPPESRETPGVRRRVQSECVQTSSTEPDRGVKSDSEEEESKSHGLEASSSPQNSSSECIPFAEEGNLTIKQRPKAPGPPRAEAVLEPPEKPAGKNLEVPEFNLKESDTVKRRHKPKDKEQGGSSPSREAGSESDSSRPPSQSQEEVSLRISEASVERPASPATGSPIKPPLSPKPPAVAPKPVRHSLLAAQAAGPSSPAVTVSVVQSVAFTSPSSPAHVPLVPAPTPAHGPLVPAHGPLVPAPAPAHMPLVPAPAPVNVPLVPAQAPAHVPLVPAPAPAHGPLVLPPAPAHGPLVPSPAPAHGPLVPAPALAHGPLVSAPALAPAPSLSPAPQSPSLTAAKPQVCVVGPGLVPELSCGTEVVQQRLDQTSTSLEAALIAVERKLNLEDSDSRANTVKSAGNILDDIGNMFDDLADQLDAMLD; translated from the exons tctGAGATGCTGCTGCAGCATCAGTCCAACCCCTGTCTGGTCAACAAGGCCAAGAAGACTCCCCTCGATCTGGCCTGTGAGTTTGGACGAGTCAAG GTGGCCCAGCTGCTGCTGAGCAGTAACATGGTCGTGGCGTTGttggaaggagagaggaaggagccGACAGACTCGGCCTTCACCACCCCGCTGCACCTCGCCGCCCGCAACGGACACAAAGACATCATACG gctgctgctgacggCCGGCATCGACATCAACAACACCACCAAGTCTGGAACGGCTCTGCACGAAGCTTCGCTGTACGGGAAAACAGAGGTGGTGCGACTGCTGCTGGAC GCCGGAGTGGACGTGAACATCCGTAACACCTACAACCAGACGGCCCTGGACATCGTCAACCAGTTCACCACGTCGCACGCCAGCAAGGAAATCAAGCAGCTGCTGCGAG ACGCGACGGGCGTTTTGCAGGTCAGAGCTCTCAAGGACTACTGGAACCTCCACGACCCCACCGCCCTCAACATCCGAGCCGGAGACGTCATCATG GTGTTGGAGCAGCACATGGACGGACGCTGGAAGGGACACATCCACGACAGCCAGAGAGGGACGGATAGAGTCGGCTTCTTCCCTCCATCCATTGTGGAGGTCATCAGCAGACGAAACG GTCTGTCTCCAAGCCGTCTGTCTCAGTCCGGGTGTCCCTTCGAGGACATCTGGGTGCTCAGGGACTCGTGTCATG CCGGAGACAGAAACAGTGTTGGGAGCACCGGCAGCGTCGGCAGCACGCGCAGCGCCGGGAGCGGACAGAGCACCGAGAGCAACAACGCATCCAACGGACTCCAACACAACACCGGTCACCATGACAACGCTAACAAg CCGGCGCCCTCTGCTGTTGATTCTGGACACTCAGACCTCAGCAAACAGCCAGACCATCCTGCAG gTGGGACtcctcggaggcagacggtgacGGTGCAGAGGCCTGCAGAGCAGAGTTTCTCTCAGCAGTTTGTCCGTcctcagcagctgctggaggggAAG gaTGCAGAAGCCATCTATCAGTGGCTGAGCGAGTTCCAGCTGGAGCAGTACACTGGAAACTTTATCAGTGCTGGTTATGATGTCCCGACCATCAGCAGGATGACTCCCGAG GATCTGACAGCCATCGGAGTGACCAAACCAGGCCACCGCAAGAAAATCTCCATCGAGATCAACAACCTGAACATCCCTGAGTGGCTGCCGGAGTACATCCCA TCTGATCTGGGTGAGTGGCTCAGTGCCATCGGCCTCCCACAGTACCACAAGAAACTCTCTGAAAACGGCTACGACTCGATCAGCATAGTCAGAGACCTCACATGGGAGGATCTGCAGGAGATCGGCATCACCAAGCTGG GCCACCAGAAGAAGCTGATGCTGGCAGTGAAGAAGCTGTGTGACATCCAGAGGGCAATCCTTCAGGCTGAATCAGGCCAAGGCACGCTGCGACGCAAAGCCCCTGGAGCCCTCCATCTGGTCACCATTGAGCCGCCCGATGCTGGAGGTGAATGCTCTTCGCCTCACACCCCAAAGATGCTGACCTTCCAGGACAGCGAGCTGAGCGCAGAGCTGCAGACGGCCATGTCCAGCCACTATGGAGGCTGTGAAGAAGGCTTGGCCATCAAGAATGCTGTGGGGATGTCACAGAGCCAGGAGAGCATTGACAACAGGTCCAGAGGCTCTGGCCGCTCCCAGGAGCCTCCCACAGCTTCAATCAACCCCCACAGCTGGTCCCAGGAGAGCCTGGATGGCAGTCCTGCCAAGGAGAGGAACCTCCCTGAGGGCTGGGACCAGAGGCCCCTGCAGCAACAGCTGCTGCCCAAGCAGGTGCCTCTGGGTACAGCCACTGTGTTCAAGTACCCAGCCATCCCAGCGAAACCCAAACTGTCTGGCTCATGTGGATCCTCTCCTCACGGCTCCCCGGCACTGAAAGGTTTCAGCTACCTGCATTCTCAGTGTGGCTCCACAGACCTGAACCCATCTACCAGACCTGAGGACTACACCCAGACTCTGACGCATCCCAAGAAGCGCACTCATAGCCTGACCCGCTATGCTCTCTCAGACGGAGAGCCCGATGATGAAGACGAGGAACCTACTCTTCCTACTGGAAACTTGCCATCATACGCCACCTTAACCCGCAAACCCGGCCGCAGCCAGCTGGCTCGATTACAGTCGAGTCCAGAGAAGAACGGCAACGTGGGGCGCAGTCAGTCATTTGCAGTGCGCGCCCGAAAAAAAGgtccacctcctccccctcccaaGAGACTGAGCTCAGTGAGCAGCACCACCAGCGGGGAGCTGAGCGACAGCAGCACGACATCCTCTGCTGGTGGGGTGGTGACCGACAGTCCAGGGAGTGTGAGGAGCATCACAGCCACCCTGGAGGGCAGCACGGAGGTGACGAACCACCCAGGACTTAAACTAGACCTCACTGAGCAAGAACCGCCTCCCCCCGAGTCCAGAGAGACTCCAGGGGTGAGGAGGAGGGTGCAGAGCGAGTGTGTCCAGACCAGCAGCACCGAGCCAGACCGAGGGGTGAAGTCAGACTCAGAGGAAGAAGAATCTAAAAGTCACGGACTGGAAGCATCTTCATCTCCTCAGAACAGCTCCAGCGAGTGCATCCCCTTCGCTGAGGAAGGCAACCTGACTATCAAACAGAGGCCCAAAGCTCCGGGGCCGCCCAGGGCTGAAGCTGTGCTGGAGCCACCAGAGAAACCAGCAGGCAAAAACCTAGAGGTGCCCGAGTTTAACCTGAAGGAGTCAGACACAGTAAAGCGCCGACACAAACCCAAAGACAAGGAGCAGGGTGGAAGCTCCCCCAGCAGAGAGGCAGGCTCGGAGTCAGACAGCAGCAGGCCTCCGTCCCAGAGCCAGGAGGAGGTCAGTCTGAGGATCAGTGAGGCCAGTGTGGAGAGGCCAGCCAGTCCAGCTACAGGGTCCCCCATCAAACCTCCACTCTCCCCAAAACCTCCTGCAGTTGCCCCAAAACCTGTCCGCCATAGTCTGCTAGCAGCACAAG CAGCTGGACCCTCCTCTCCAGCTGTGACTGTCAGCGTGGTTCAGAGCGTGGCCTTCACCTCTCCGTCCTCTCCTGCTCATGTCCCCCTGGTCCCAGCCCCAACTCCAGCCCATGGGCCCCTGGTGCCAGCCCATGGGCCCCTGGTCCCAGCCCCGGCGCCAGCCCACATGCCCCTGGTCCCAGCCCCGGCGCCAGTCAACGTGCCCCTGGTCCCAGCCCAGGCGCCAGCCCACGTGCCCCTGGTCCCAGCCCCAGCACCAGCCCATGGGCCCCTGGTCCTGCCTCCAGCGCCAGCCCACGGGCCCCTGGTCCCATCCCCGGCGCCAGCCCACGGGCCCCTGGTCCCGGCCCCGGCTCTAGCCCATGGGCCCCTGGTCTCGGCTCCAGCTCTGGCCCCGGCTCCTTCCCTGTCCCCGGCCCCTCAGAGCCCCTCACTGACAGCAGCAAAGCCTCAGGTGTGCGTGGTGGGTCCGGGCCTCGTCCCCGAGCTGTCCTGCGGGACGGAAGTGGTCCAGCAGAGACTGGATCAGACCAGCACGTCTCTGGAAGCAGCTCTAATCGCCGTTGAGAGGAAACTGAACCTAGAGGACTCAGATAG CAGAGCGAACACAGTGAAGTCAGCAGGGAACATTCTGGATGACATCGGCAACATGTTTGATGACCTGGCCGACCAGCTGGACGCCATGTTGGACTGA